In a single window of the Prochlorococcus marinus CUG1415 genome:
- the ftsH gene encoding ATP-dependent zinc metalloprotease FtsH — MPIRQDDNQPNRRFGIVNIILIGVGALLLFSSLFPNQNMQIPRVPYSLFIDQVNDGEVKRAYITQEQIRYELNGAEEGAPSVLATTPIFDMDLPQRLESKGVEFAAAPPKKPNIFSTILSWVVPPLIFILVLQFFARRSMGGGGAQGALSFTKSKAKVYVPDDESKVTFDDVAGVDEAKDELTEIVDFLKRPERYTDIGARIPKGVLLVGPPGTGKTLLSKAVAGEAEVPFFIISGSEFVELFVGAGAARVRDLFEQAKKKAPCIIFIDELDAIGKSRSGSMGVVGGNDEREQTLNQLLTEMDGFASTDKPVIVLAATNQPEVLDAALLRPGRFDRQVLVDRPDLSGRKTILEIYTKKVKLAESIDLDSIAQATSGFAGADLANMVNEAALLAARAKRKSVEQQDLSEAIERVVAGLEKKSRVLQDDEKKVVAYHEVGHAIVGHLMPGGSKVAKISIVPRGMSALGYTLQLPTEERFLNSKEELKGQIATLLGGRSAEEVVFGKITTGASNDLQRATDIAEQMVGTFGMSDILGPLAYDKQGGGQFLGNGNNPRRSVSDATAQAIDKEVRDLVDDAHETALNILRNNLPLLESISQKILKEEVIEGEDLKTLLAETKLPA, encoded by the coding sequence ATGCCAATAAGACAAGATGATAATCAACCTAATAGAAGATTTGGAATTGTTAATATCATCTTAATAGGAGTTGGAGCATTACTTTTATTTAGTAGTCTTTTCCCTAATCAAAATATGCAAATACCTAGGGTTCCTTACTCTTTATTTATAGATCAAGTGAATGATGGAGAAGTAAAAAGAGCTTATATTACGCAAGAACAAATTAGATATGAGTTAAATGGAGCAGAAGAAGGCGCACCTTCGGTTTTAGCAACAACCCCAATTTTTGACATGGACCTTCCACAAAGGTTAGAAAGTAAGGGGGTAGAATTTGCTGCTGCTCCTCCCAAAAAACCTAACATCTTCTCAACAATTTTAAGCTGGGTTGTTCCGCCTTTAATTTTTATCCTCGTTTTACAATTTTTCGCCAGAAGAAGTATGGGAGGCGGAGGTGCTCAAGGAGCTCTAAGTTTTACTAAAAGTAAAGCCAAAGTTTATGTACCCGATGATGAATCAAAAGTAACATTTGATGATGTGGCAGGAGTTGATGAAGCTAAGGACGAATTAACTGAAATAGTTGACTTCTTAAAAAGACCTGAGAGATATACAGATATTGGGGCTAGAATTCCCAAAGGAGTTCTTCTTGTAGGCCCTCCTGGAACTGGAAAGACTCTCCTCTCTAAAGCTGTTGCTGGAGAGGCTGAAGTCCCTTTCTTTATTATTTCAGGTTCCGAGTTTGTAGAATTGTTTGTTGGAGCTGGAGCAGCCAGAGTTAGAGATTTGTTTGAACAAGCCAAGAAAAAAGCACCATGTATTATCTTCATTGACGAATTGGATGCTATTGGAAAAAGTCGTTCAGGTTCAATGGGAGTTGTTGGTGGTAATGATGAAAGAGAACAAACATTAAATCAGCTACTTACGGAAATGGATGGTTTTGCTTCTACAGATAAGCCTGTAATTGTACTTGCTGCAACCAACCAACCAGAAGTACTTGATGCGGCATTATTAAGACCTGGAAGATTTGACAGACAAGTATTGGTAGATAGGCCTGATTTGTCTGGCAGAAAAACAATTTTAGAAATTTACACCAAAAAAGTTAAATTAGCAGAATCCATCGATTTAGATTCCATTGCTCAAGCTACAAGTGGATTCGCAGGAGCAGATTTAGCAAATATGGTAAATGAAGCCGCATTATTAGCTGCTAGAGCCAAAAGAAAAAGTGTTGAGCAACAAGATTTGAGTGAGGCTATTGAAAGAGTTGTTGCAGGTTTGGAGAAGAAAAGTAGAGTTCTTCAAGATGATGAGAAAAAAGTTGTTGCTTATCACGAAGTTGGGCATGCAATAGTTGGTCATTTAATGCCTGGAGGATCAAAAGTTGCGAAAATTTCAATTGTACCAAGAGGTATGAGTGCTTTAGGATATACACTCCAGCTTCCTACTGAAGAAAGATTTCTTAATTCTAAAGAAGAGTTGAAAGGGCAAATAGCTACACTCCTAGGAGGTAGATCTGCTGAGGAGGTTGTTTTTGGGAAAATTACAACAGGTGCTTCTAATGATCTCCAAAGAGCAACTGATATTGCTGAACAAATGGTAGGTACTTTTGGGATGAGTGATATACTTGGCCCTTTGGCTTATGATAAACAAGGTGGCGGACAATTCTTAGGAAATGGTAATAATCCAAGAAGGTCTGTTAGTGATGCCACTGCACAAGCTATAGATAAAGAAGTTAGGGACTTAGTAGATGATGCTCATGAGACTGCCTTAAATATTTTAAGAAATAATTTACCACTACTAGAATCGATATCCCAAAAAATACTTAAAGAAGAAGTTATTGAAGGGGAAGATTTAAAAACTCTACTAGCAGAAACTAAATTGCCTGCATAG
- the ribD gene encoding bifunctional diaminohydroxyphosphoribosylaminopyrimidine deaminase/5-amino-6-(5-phosphoribosylamino)uracil reductase RibD: protein MSKKNVSHTKWMKRAIFLASLGKNTTSPNPKVGAVILDKNGNLISEGFHFKAGMPHAEAMAFRNLKKDAKGGSMYVNLEPCCHQGKTPPCVDKVISSGIRKVYVSIQDPDKRVSGKGIKLLKEAGIRVHLGLCKKESLELNKAFIHRNITKKSFGVLKWAMSIDGRIGLKNGKSKWITSEQSRSIVHSFRAEFDAIIIGGNTLRKDNPLLTTRGSKNPEPLRVVFTKSLDLPSKSSLWDCNKAKTIVIYDSSTANESYLKRIPKCVEVEKIPSDNPELISKLLAKRGCNKILWECGPRLATAAIQTNCIQEIITFIAPKILGGENSMNPFGDFDFREMDEIIKLSNSQVSLIGNDICVKNSFEN from the coding sequence ATGTCTAAAAAAAATGTAAGCCATACAAAATGGATGAAAAGAGCAATTTTTTTGGCTTCTTTAGGTAAAAATACAACTAGTCCTAACCCAAAGGTGGGAGCAGTAATACTTGATAAAAATGGAAACCTTATTTCAGAAGGATTTCATTTCAAGGCCGGGATGCCCCATGCCGAGGCAATGGCTTTTAGGAATTTAAAAAAGGATGCTAAAGGGGGATCAATGTATGTAAATCTTGAACCTTGCTGCCACCAAGGTAAAACACCTCCATGTGTAGATAAAGTAATATCGTCAGGGATAAGAAAGGTATATGTATCTATTCAAGATCCTGATAAAAGAGTCTCTGGTAAAGGTATTAAATTGCTAAAAGAAGCTGGAATTCGAGTTCACTTAGGATTATGTAAAAAAGAATCCTTAGAATTAAATAAAGCTTTCATTCATAGGAATATTACAAAAAAGTCATTTGGTGTTCTTAAATGGGCTATGAGTATTGATGGCCGAATAGGTTTAAAAAATGGCAAAAGTAAATGGATTACTAGTGAGCAATCAAGGTCAATAGTTCATTCTTTTAGAGCAGAATTTGATGCAATAATCATTGGTGGAAACACATTAAGGAAAGATAATCCACTTTTGACTACCAGAGGTTCAAAAAATCCTGAGCCTTTGCGAGTTGTTTTTACAAAAAGTTTAGATCTCCCCTCAAAATCTAGTCTTTGGGATTGTAATAAAGCAAAAACTATAGTTATTTATGATTCTTCCACAGCAAATGAAAGCTACCTCAAAAGGATTCCAAAATGTGTGGAGGTTGAAAAGATACCATCAGATAATCCAGAGTTAATTTCAAAATTACTTGCTAAAAGAGGGTGTAATAAAATCCTGTGGGAATGTGGTCCTAGATTGGCTACCGCCGCTATCCAAACTAATTGTATTCAGGAAATTATTACTTTTATTGCTCCAAAAATATTAGGTGGAGAAAATAGTATGAATCCCTTTGGTGATTTTGACTTTAGAGAAATGGATGAAATTATTAAATTAAGTAATTCACAGGTTAGTTTGATCGGTAATGATATATGCGTTAAGAATTCATTTGAAAATTAA
- a CDS encoding DUF3122 domain-containing protein produces the protein MKKITKSNKNIFLKGILLLILLLSFIFNPIKVSAEVAETEINGELINASSEFLRDLDFETWQLVAYKSPLFADKLILRVIGYPGNLRIDHPTDLRVESGRKQWLLDDKTLLNVELANDGRQAAAEFDLDELIKNLDKNRPLRLFLSGVFSELPVPPYLVKEWRSLS, from the coding sequence ATGAAGAAAATTACAAAATCAAATAAAAATATTTTTTTAAAAGGAATATTACTTTTGATTTTACTACTATCCTTTATTTTTAACCCAATAAAAGTATCTGCAGAAGTTGCAGAAACAGAAATAAATGGGGAGTTAATAAATGCTAGTAGTGAGTTTTTAAGGGACTTGGACTTTGAAACTTGGCAATTAGTAGCTTATAAATCACCTCTATTTGCAGATAAATTGATCTTGAGAGTAATAGGTTATCCAGGAAATCTTAGGATTGATCATCCCACTGACTTGAGGGTTGAATCAGGCAGAAAACAGTGGCTTTTAGATGATAAAACATTACTTAATGTAGAATTAGCAAATGATGGAAGACAAGCTGCTGCAGAATTTGATCTTGATGAATTGATTAAAAATTTAGATAAAAATAGACCATTAAGATTATTTTTGTCAGGAGTTTTTTCTGAGTTACCTGTTCCTCCTTACCTAGTTAAAGAATGGAGATCATTAAGTTGA
- the cbiT gene encoding precorrin-6Y C5,15-methyltransferase (decarboxylating) subunit CbiT, producing MTEVNRKIHIVGINSYIFEDLPSKLQDLFIKTGNIAVPNSYFEEIKSWSENDLEKKKLFFSSNSNNELVNWLRSQKTDVILISRGDPLWFGIGRILLENFSKDELSFYPSNTCIQLAFSKLKIPWQDTVNVSMHGRDSTKLVEALKAKPSSLAIITDSNNKSLEIIKKNLSELNLIDFYDFWLCEEIGFDNENIRKLNLKDSLPSDISSLNIVVLTETKKNYSNNNLPIFGISDHIFKTFDDRPNLLTKREVRVQILADLELPKNGVIWDIGAGCGSIGLEALKLRPNLDLFCIDKRIGSKALILENSKRLGVKPKFIFEEDINNTLNTRNLSSFEIPNRLVVGGCDKKTKIQIINKLTQGMNIGDIIVIPIIDIQTIKELKEELEDKNFKTNLNLIQTYKSLSIAEGIRLEPNNPVFLLKGKK from the coding sequence ATGACTGAAGTTAATAGAAAAATTCATATAGTAGGTATTAATTCATATATATTTGAAGATTTACCTTCCAAATTACAAGATTTATTTATAAAGACAGGAAATATTGCAGTTCCGAATTCATATTTTGAAGAAATTAAATCATGGAGCGAAAATGATTTAGAAAAAAAGAAATTATTTTTTTCGAGTAACAGTAATAACGAACTTGTTAACTGGCTTAGATCTCAAAAAACTGATGTTATTTTAATTTCGAGAGGAGATCCACTTTGGTTTGGAATAGGTAGAATCCTACTAGAAAATTTTTCAAAAGATGAATTAAGTTTCTACCCTTCAAATACTTGCATTCAATTAGCGTTTAGTAAGTTAAAGATCCCATGGCAAGATACTGTTAATGTAAGTATGCACGGCAGAGATTCGACTAAGTTAGTTGAGGCTCTAAAAGCAAAGCCTTCAAGTTTGGCTATTATTACAGATTCCAATAACAAAAGTTTAGAAATAATCAAAAAAAACTTATCAGAATTAAATCTGATTGATTTCTATGATTTTTGGCTCTGTGAAGAGATAGGCTTCGACAATGAAAATATAAGAAAATTAAATCTTAAAGATTCATTGCCCTCAGACATATCAAGTTTGAACATTGTTGTTCTTACAGAAACAAAGAAAAATTACTCAAATAATAATCTCCCTATTTTCGGAATCAGTGACCATATTTTTAAAACTTTTGATGATAGACCAAATTTATTAACTAAAAGGGAGGTTCGCGTTCAAATCCTAGCTGATCTAGAGCTCCCTAAAAATGGTGTCATCTGGGATATAGGAGCAGGTTGTGGGTCAATTGGTTTAGAGGCATTAAAATTAAGGCCTAATTTAGATTTGTTTTGTATCGACAAAAGGATTGGCTCAAAAGCATTAATACTAGAGAACTCAAAAAGGCTTGGAGTTAAACCAAAATTTATTTTTGAAGAAGACATAAACAATACCTTGAATACAAGAAATTTAAGTTCTTTTGAAATACCTAATAGATTAGTAGTTGGAGGATGTGATAAAAAGACTAAAATTCAAATTATTAATAAACTTACTCAGGGTATGAATATTGGAGACATTATAGTTATACCAATAATTGACATTCAAACTATTAAAGAATTGAAAGAGGAATTAGAAGATAAAAATTTCAAAACCAATTTAAATTTAATTCAGACCTATAAAAGCTTAAGTATCGCTGAGGGAATTAGATTAGAGCCAAATAATCCTGTTTTTTTATTAAAAGGGAAAAAATAA
- a CDS encoding NAD(+) kinase produces MVRKAGLIVNDGKELAVQTASSVQNKLEKSNYEVVRVSSSGGMVGFANPDQHVRPLGYKNCVPEGFDSSMEFAIVLGGDGTVLSAARQTAPAKIPILTINTGHLGFLAEAYLSNLDEAIDKIIAGNWDIEERTCFIISVMRNEQRRWESLCLNEMALHREPLTSMCHFEISIGRHAPVDISADGVILSTPTGSTAYSLSAGGPVITPDCPVVQLTPIAPHSLASRALVFNDSEPVTVFPATPERLVMVVDGNAGCYVWPEDRVLIRKSKHSVKFIRLEDHEFFQVLRNKLGWGLPHVAKPNK; encoded by the coding sequence TTGGTACGTAAAGCAGGGCTAATCGTTAATGATGGGAAAGAACTTGCTGTTCAAACTGCAAGTTCAGTTCAGAATAAATTGGAAAAATCCAATTATGAAGTTGTAAGAGTTAGTAGCTCTGGCGGAATGGTTGGATTCGCCAATCCTGATCAACATGTTCGTCCTTTGGGGTATAAGAACTGTGTTCCAGAGGGGTTTGACTCGTCAATGGAATTTGCAATTGTTCTTGGTGGAGATGGAACTGTTCTATCTGCAGCAAGGCAAACAGCACCTGCTAAAATTCCAATCCTTACAATAAATACAGGTCATTTAGGTTTTCTTGCGGAAGCTTATTTATCAAATCTTGATGAAGCAATAGATAAAATCATTGCTGGAAATTGGGATATTGAAGAAAGAACTTGCTTCATAATAAGTGTTATGAGGAATGAACAGAGAAGATGGGAGTCTCTATGCCTTAATGAAATGGCCCTTCATAGAGAACCTCTTACAAGTATGTGTCATTTTGAGATTTCTATAGGGCGACATGCTCCTGTGGATATTTCAGCTGATGGCGTAATTTTATCTACTCCAACTGGTTCTACTGCTTATTCTCTGAGTGCTGGAGGACCAGTTATTACACCTGATTGCCCAGTTGTGCAATTAACTCCAATTGCTCCACATTCATTGGCCTCAAGGGCATTGGTTTTTAATGATTCAGAGCCAGTGACTGTTTTCCCCGCAACTCCTGAAAGGTTGGTAATGGTTGTTGATGGAAATGCTGGTTGTTATGTTTGGCCTGAAGATAGAGTTTTAATAAGAAAAAGTAAACACTCAGTAAAGTTTATTAGACTTGAAGATCATGAATTTTTCCAGGTTTTAAGAAATAAACTAGGTTGGGGTTTGCCCCATGTGGCTAAACCTAACAAATAA
- the pheS gene encoding phenylalanine--tRNA ligase subunit alpha codes for MSQIESLSQIEEKLNNLSLKAKNNIDNSNTKEELDQLRVSLLGKKGHLSIILKTMGQLSATDRPIVGQKANLIKINLQELITKRKNQLNSEALEKKIKTEKIDVTIPPIGTPPGSKHPLISTQDEIIDIFCGLGYSVESGPEIETDFYNFESLNIPKNHPARDMQDTFYLDENRLLRTHTSPVQIRYLENNPPPVRIIAPGRVYRRDAVDATHSPVFNQVEVLCIDKGINFSHLRGTVLTFLKTFFGDIPVRFRASYFPFTEPSAEVDVQWKGKWLEVMGCGMVDPKVLEKLGIDSETWTGFAAGLGVERFCMVRHQIDDIRKFYTNDLRFLEQF; via the coding sequence GTGAGTCAAATTGAATCATTAAGTCAAATTGAGGAAAAACTAAATAATCTTTCTCTTAAAGCAAAAAATAATATAGATAATTCCAATACTAAGGAAGAACTGGATCAATTAAGAGTTTCCTTGCTAGGGAAAAAGGGCCATTTGTCAATTATCTTGAAAACAATGGGTCAATTATCTGCTACTGATAGACCAATTGTTGGTCAGAAGGCAAATTTAATAAAGATTAATTTGCAAGAATTAATAACCAAAAGAAAAAATCAATTAAATAGTGAAGCCTTAGAGAAAAAGATTAAAACAGAAAAAATTGATGTAACTATTCCTCCAATTGGAACCCCCCCTGGAAGTAAACATCCTTTAATTTCAACTCAAGATGAGATCATAGATATTTTTTGTGGTTTAGGATATTCAGTTGAAAGTGGACCTGAAATAGAAACTGATTTTTATAATTTTGAGTCTCTCAATATACCTAAAAATCATCCTGCGAGAGATATGCAGGATACTTTCTATTTAGATGAGAATCGACTTTTGAGGACTCATACTTCTCCCGTTCAGATAAGATACTTGGAAAATAATCCTCCTCCAGTAAGAATTATTGCTCCAGGAAGAGTTTACAGGAGAGATGCTGTAGATGCTACTCATTCTCCTGTATTTAATCAGGTTGAGGTTTTATGTATAGATAAAGGTATTAATTTTAGTCATCTAAGAGGAACGGTTCTTACTTTTTTAAAGACATTTTTTGGAGATATCCCTGTAAGATTTAGAGCTAGTTATTTCCCATTTACTGAACCTTCAGCCGAAGTAGATGTTCAATGGAAAGGTAAATGGTTAGAAGTAATGGGATGCGGAATGGTAGATCCTAAGGTCTTAGAAAAATTAGGAATAGATTCTGAGACATGGACCGGATTCGCAGCTGGATTAGGAGTTGAAAGATTTTGCATGGTAAGACATCAGATTGACGACATAAGAAAATTTTATACAAATGATCTTAGATTCTTAGAACAGTTCTAA
- the surE gene encoding 5'/3'-nucleotidase SurE: MKPLNILISNDDGVFAAGIRALAKSAQKRGHKVKVVCPDQERSATGHGLTLQSPLRVERADELFGEGIEAWGCSGTPADCVKLALSELLDNKPDLILSGINHGPNLGTDIFCSGTVAAAMEGTLENVPSMAISVASFKWKNFEFAGEIAMNIAEQAIIDSWPASLLLNLNIPPCEKSKIKELSWTRLSVRKYKNQFSKREDPRGDDYYWLAGEVVLDLKSKGYGPKNWPSDVSQIQDNKISLTPVEPDLFWRGNLDDLPKINNLFVNPS; this comes from the coding sequence ATGAAACCGTTAAATATATTAATTAGCAATGATGATGGTGTTTTTGCTGCGGGGATAAGAGCTTTAGCAAAATCAGCGCAAAAAAGAGGGCATAAGGTAAAAGTAGTATGTCCTGACCAAGAAAGATCAGCTACTGGTCATGGTCTTACTTTACAATCTCCATTAAGAGTGGAAAGAGCGGACGAATTATTTGGGGAAGGCATTGAAGCTTGGGGATGTTCTGGCACGCCTGCTGATTGCGTCAAATTAGCACTATCTGAACTCTTGGATAATAAACCTGATCTAATTCTATCTGGAATAAATCACGGGCCCAATTTAGGAACAGATATTTTTTGTTCAGGGACAGTCGCTGCAGCGATGGAAGGCACCTTAGAAAATGTTCCTTCCATGGCAATAAGTGTTGCTAGTTTTAAATGGAAGAATTTTGAATTTGCTGGAGAAATTGCAATGAATATTGCCGAACAAGCAATTATTGATAGCTGGCCAGCTTCACTTCTATTAAACTTGAATATACCTCCTTGCGAGAAAAGTAAAATAAAAGAATTATCCTGGACAAGATTATCAGTAAGAAAATATAAAAATCAATTTTCCAAAAGGGAAGACCCAAGGGGTGACGATTATTATTGGTTGGCAGGTGAGGTAGTTTTAGATCTCAAATCAAAAGGTTATGGTCCAAAAAACTGGCCCAGTGACGTATCTCAAATACAAGACAATAAAATTTCGCTTACACCTGTAGAACCAGATTTATTTTGGAGGGGTAATTTAGACGACTTACCTAAAATTAATAATTTATTTGTAAATCCTTCTTAA